A window of the Lolium perenne isolate Kyuss_39 chromosome 7, Kyuss_2.0, whole genome shotgun sequence genome harbors these coding sequences:
- the LOC127323856 gene encoding putative cyclin-dependent kinase F-2 has protein sequence MPARKRPAAAVLATTTTKESATSRKRSRKSTDEYDEVTRLGEGGFGVVLKARHRATGKTVAIKYLTSPDDNTEEEPDEAELRHEARLLEACNGNPHLVGFEGLARDTATGNLRLVMEYVAAPSLHAFMRKDSRHGRPLPEPKVRAIMRKLLTGAKLMHARHVVHRDIKPANILVGQDGHLVKICDLGIGISMSDPPPYTQVGTMPYKAPEILLRKPDYDALVDCWSLGCVMAEMLAGKTLFEDDGREDHMDDADHVAQLWGIFGVLGMPDDRTWPEFKSLPLTGKVMEFKSSLPPTHKMLPEGQEHSRLRDIFPGEKLSEQGFQVLLGLLTYNPDKRLTAAKALKLPWFAAPPPSAKAVKVEALPLPRNKVSRFMAPLTVLKSQIALFIKRGERLFRGMSQV, from the coding sequence ATGCCCGCCCGCAAGAGACCTGCCGCCGCCGTCCTCGCGACGACCACCACCAAAGAGTCCGCAACGTCCCGCAAGAGGAGCCGCAAAAGCACCGACGAATACGACGAGGTGACCAGGCTTGGCGAGGGCGGCTTCGGCGTCGTCCTCAAGGCGCGCCACCGCGCAACCGGCAAGACCGTCGCCATCAAGTACCTCACGTCGCCGGACGACAACACCGAGGAGGAACCGGACGAGGCCGAGCTCCGGCACGAGGCCCGCCTCCTGGAGGCCTGCAACGGGAACCCGCACCTCGTCGGCTTCGAGGGCCTGGCGCGCGACACCGCCACCGGAAACCTCCGCCTCGTCATGGAGTACGTCGCCGCGCCGAGCCTCCACGCCTTCATGCGGAAGGACAGCCGCCACGGCCGGCCGCTGCCGGAACCGAAGGTGCGCGCCATCATGCGGAAGCTCCTCACGGGGGCCAAGCTCATGCACGCCCGCCACGTCGTCCACCGCGACATCAAGCCGGCCAACATCCTCGTCGGCCAAGACGGCCACCTCGTCAAGATCTGCGACCTCGGGATCGGGATCTCCATGTCCGACCCGCCGCCCTACACCCAAGTCGGCACCATGCCCTACAAGGCCCCCGAGATTCTCCTGCGCAAGCCGGACTACGACGCGCTTGTCGACTGCTGGTCGCTCGGCTGCGTCATGGCCGAGATGCTCGCAGGCAAGACCCTGTTCGAGGACGATGGCCGCGAAGACCACATGGACGATGCGGACCACGTGGCCCAGCTCTGGGGTATTTTCGGGGTGCTCGGTATGCCCGACGACCGAACGTGGCCCGAGTTCAAGTCACTGCCGCTCACCGGCAAGGTGATGGAGTTCAAGTCCTCCCTGCCGCCGACCCACAAGATGCTTCCTGAGGGGCAGGAGCATAGCAGGCTCCGGGATATCTTCCCGGGGGAGAAGCTATCAGAGCAAGGATTTCAGGTATTGCTAGGGCTTCTCACATACAATCCCGACAAGCGACTCACGGCGGCCAAGGCGCTCAAGCTCCCATGGTTCGCTGCTCCTCCTCCCTCCGCCAAGGCTGTTAAGGTTGAAGCTTTGCCCCTTCCGAGAAACAAGGTATCGCGCTTCATGGCTCCACTCACGGTATTGAAATCGCAAatcgctttatttataaagcgaggCGAAAGACTGTTTCGAGGTATGTCCCAAGTGTAA